In Paenibacillus sonchi, the genomic stretch ATGAAGCGCCATGTTATTCTGGAGAAGGATGGCATCAAGATAGGCATTACCGGGGCTACTGCAGCCTTCGCCTCGTTCTACGGGCTGCTGGGCTGGGAAGCGCTGGACCCGGAAGAAGCACTGCGTGAACAATGTGAGCTGCTGGCTCCGCAAGTGGATCTCCTGATTATCCTTTCCCATCTGGGGCTTCCGGCGGATCAGCGGCTGGCAGAGCAGCTTCAGGGGGTTCATGCCATTCTGGGCGGCCACACGCACCATATGCTGGAGACCCCGCAGATGATCAACGGAACGGCTGTCTGCGGGGCCGGTAAATTCGGCCGTTATGTCGGACGGCTTATTTTTGAGCGGGCTCACGCCGGGTCAGCCTTCGAGCTGGTGAGCGGCCGCTGCTTCACGGTTGATCCTTCGCTAACCGAGGATGTGCTCGCGCCTGCGGCGGCGCTGCATTTGCAGCATGGGCGCGAGGTTCTTAACGAAACTGTAGCCATCACAGACCGGGAGCTTTCCCTGGATACAGAAGGGGAGTCTCCTTTTGGCAATCTGCTGGCGCAGGCTGTCCGCCGCTTCACAGGAACTCCAATATCCCTGGTCAACAGCGGACAACTGCTTGGACCGCTGCCGCAGGGCACCATTACGGCCGGGATGCTGCATGCGCTGTGCCCTTCTCCGGTTAATGCCTGCATTATCCGGCTTAAAGGGGAGGACATCCGCAAGGCGCTTGAGCAGAGCAGGACGGAAGCTTTCTACAATAAGGCAATTTTTGGCTACGGCTTCCGGGGGAAGGTGCTGGGCAGCCTGGCCGTCGATGGATTAAAAATCCTGTACGATCCAGGGGTCTTGCCTTATGATAACGGTAACGGTATCGCCGTTTTTGTCGGCGGGGAGCCGCTGGATGACAAGGCTGTCTATTCTGTCGGAACACTGGATATGTTCACTTTCCGGATAGGGTATGAGAGTCTTGCGGATGGAACCGAGCCGCTGTATCTCCTGCCTCATTTTCTGCGGGATCTGCTGCGGATGGAGCTGCAAAGACCGGGAAGCCTGGATGAATGTGCAGCTCTCCGCTGGGAGAACGGGTCTGACTAACTGCGATAATTTCATTTTCATTTTTTCAATATCAGGAGGATTATATGGACACGATTACAGCAATAATTCTGGCAATTGTAGAAGGAATAACTGAATTTATCCCGGTATCATCCACGGGGCACATGATTCTAACCA encodes the following:
- a CDS encoding bifunctional metallophosphatase/5'-nucleotidase, with amino-acid sequence MERALQRLTLIHTNDIHSHFEMMSPIAAEIANLKAAAGEEPVLLLDIGDHMDRAAVETEGTMGQANIDMINLTGYDAITIGNNEGLTFTREILSALYAGLQCPVVCCNILESATGEAPGWMKRHVILEKDGIKIGITGATAAFASFYGLLGWEALDPEEALREQCELLAPQVDLLIILSHLGLPADQRLAEQLQGVHAILGGHTHHMLETPQMINGTAVCGAGKFGRYVGRLIFERAHAGSAFELVSGRCFTVDPSLTEDVLAPAAALHLQHGREVLNETVAITDRELSLDTEGESPFGNLLAQAVRRFTGTPISLVNSGQLLGPLPQGTITAGMLHALCPSPVNACIIRLKGEDIRKALEQSRTEAFYNKAIFGYGFRGKVLGSLAVDGLKILYDPGVLPYDNGNGIAVFVGGEPLDDKAVYSVGTLDMFTFRIGYESLADGTEPLYLLPHFLRDLLRMELQRPGSLDECAALRWENGSD